A genomic segment from Saimiri boliviensis isolate mSaiBol1 chromosome 14, mSaiBol1.pri, whole genome shotgun sequence encodes:
- the NACC1 gene encoding nucleus accumbens-associated protein 1 — translation MAQTLQMEIPNFGNSILECLNEQRLQGLYCDVSVVVKGHAFKAHRAVLAASSSYFRDLFNNSRSAVVELPAAVQPQSFQQILSFCYTGRLSMNVGDQFLLMYTAGFLQIQEIMEKGTEFFLKVSSPSCDSQGLHAEEAPSSEPQSPVAQTSGWPACGTPLPLVSRVKTEQQESDSVQCMPVAKRLWDSGQKEAGGGGNGSRKMAKFSTPDLAANRPHQPPPPQQAPVVAAAQPAVAAGAGQPAGGVAAAGGVVSGPSTSERTSPGTSSAYTSDSPGSYHNEEDEEEDGGEEGMDEQYRQICNMYTMYSMMNVGQTAEKVEALPEQVAPESRNRIRVRQDLASLPAELINQIGNRCHPKLYDEGDPSEKLELVTGTNVYITRAQLMNCHVSAGTRHKVLLRRLLASFFDRNTLANSCGTGIRSSTNDPRRKPLDSRVLHAVKYYCQNFAPNFKESEMNAIAADMCTNARRVVRKSWMPKVKVLKAEDDAYTTFISETGKIEPDMMGVEHGFETASHEGEAGPSAEALQ, via the exons ATGGCCCAGACACTGCAGATGGAGATCCCGAACTTCGGCAACAGCATCCTGGAGTGCCTCAACGAGCAGCGGCTGCAGGGCCTGTACTGTGACGTGTCGGTGGTGGTCAAGGGCCATGCCTTCAAGGCCCACCGGGCCGTGCTGGCTGCCAGTAGCTCCTACTTCCGGGACCTGTTCAACAACAGCCGCAGCGCCGTGGTGGAGCTGCCGGCGGCCGTGCAGCCCCAGTCTTTCCAGCAGATCCTCAGCTTCTGCTACACAGGCCGGCTGAGCATGAACGTGGGTGACCAGTTCCTGCTCATGTACACGGCCGGCTTCCTGCAGATCCAGGAGATCATGGAGAAGGGCACGGAGTTCTTCCTCAAGGTGAGCTCCCCGAGCTGCGACTCCCAGGGCCTGCACGCGGAGGAGGCCCCATCGTCGGAGCCCCAGAGCCCCGTGGCGCAGACATCGGGCTGGCCGGCCTGTGGCACCCCGCTGCCCCTCGTGTCTCGGGTCAAGACGGAGCAGCAGGAGTCGGACTCCGTGCAGTGCATGCCCGTGGCCAAGCGGCTGTGGGACAGTGGCCAGAAggaggccgggggcggtggcaaCGGCAGCCGCAAGATGGCCAAGTTCTCCACGCCAGACCTGGCTGCCAACCGGCCTCATCAGCCCCCGCCACCCCAGCAGGCCCCGGTGGTGGCAGCAGCCCAGCCTGCTGTGGCCGCGGGAGCAGGGCAGCCGGCCGGTGGGGTGGCGGCAGCGGGGGGCGTGGTGAGTGGGCCCAGCACGTCAGAGCGGACCAGCCCCGGCACCTCCAGCGCCTACACCAGCGACAGCCCTGGCTCCTACCACaatgaggaggatgaggaggaggacgGCGGTGAGGAGGGCATGGATGAGCAGTACCGGCAGATCTGTAACATGTACACCATGTATAGCATGATGAATGTCGGCCAGACAG CCGAGAAGGTGGAGGCCCTCCCCGAGCAGGTGGCCCCCGAGTCCCGGAATCGCATCCGGGTTCGGCAAGACCTGGCGTCTCTCCCGGCTGAGCTCATCAACCAGATTGGGAACCGCTGCCACCCCAAGCTCTACGATGAGGGCGACCCCTCTGAGAAGCTGGAGCTGGTGACAG GCACCAACGTGTACATCACGAGGGCGCAGCTGATGAACTGCCATGTCAGTGCGGGCACGCGGCACAAGGTCCTGCTGCGGCGGCTCCTGGCCTCCTTCTTTGACCG GAACACACTGGCCAACAGCTGCGGCACTGGCATCCGCTCTTCTACCAACGATCCCCGCCGGAAGCCCCTGGACAGCCGCGTGCTCCACGCCGTCAAGT ACTACTGCCAGAACTTCGCCCCCAACTTCAAGGAGAGCGAGATGAATGCCATTGCGGCCGATATGTGCACCAATGCCCGCCGCGTCGTGCGCAAGAGCTGGATGCCCAAGGTCAAGGTGCTCAAGGCTGAGGATGATGCCTACACCACCTTCATCAGTGAAACGGGCAAGATCGAGCCGGACATGATGGGCGTGGAGCATGGCTTCGAGACCGCCAGCCATGAGGGCGAGGCGGGCCCCTCGGCTGAGGCCCTGCAGTGA